The sequence below is a genomic window from Myxococcus xanthus.
GTTCACCTGCCAGTGCGCCACCTTCTTCGCCGGGCGCCAGGCCCAGTCCGCGAAGGCGTAGCGTGTGACGGGGGAGTATTCGCCCCGGCCCTGGGTGGTGAACACCTGGTCCGGCGGGAACTCCGGGAAGGGCTCCCACAAGCCAGCGAGCAGCGAGGCCAGGCCCACGTCCTCACGCGGCCGGAAACGGAAGCGATCCCTGACGTCGCGCGAGCCCCGCGCGTCCCAGTAGGGATAGTCCGCCTCCTCCACCATCAGCGCCAGGTGCAGGGCCTCGTCCCAGCCGTCCGCGTAGCCCGCCTCCGCCTCACCGACCTCCCAGCCCGCGGGGCCTTCGGTCCAGTGCAGGAAGACGAGCCGGTCCACCAGGTCCGCCCAGGGGTCCGCGTCCACGGAGCCCACGCCGCCGGGCAGCGCCGTGGCGAGCATCCGCTCGCAGAGCATGCGCGCCTGACCGTCCCCCAGTTGCTCCTGCAGGGACTCCAGCGCGCCGGGGGCATCCCCCATGGCCCGCTGGAAGAAAGGCAGCAGGTGTTCGTGGAAGAAGCGGTCGCTGATGGGTCTCAGGACGACGTCCATGGTGCGGATGTTCCCCCCGGAACGCACGCCCACTCAAGGCCGTGCGTCTTCCTGGACGATGAGGGCGTGGATGTCCGCGGCCGTGGGCGCCTCGAGGATGGCGGCCCGGAAACGCGGGTTCTTGAAGAGACGGGAGATGCGGGCCAGGGCCTTGAGGTGGACCCCCGCGCTGTTCTCTGGCGCCACCAGGGCGAAGAACAGGTGGGTGGGCTTGCCGTCAATGGCCTCGAAGTCCACGCCCGCGTGCGACACGCCGAAGGCGGCCTGGAGTTGCCCCATGCCCGGCAGCTTGCCGTGCGGGATGGCCACACCCTCGCCGATGCCCGTGCTGCCAAGCTTCTCGCGCTCGCGCAGCACCTCCACCAGCCGGTCCGCGGTCAGCAGCGGATGGGCGCGCACCAGCGTGGCACTCAGTTCTCGCAGGACTTCAGGCTTCGTCCGCGACTGCATGTCGGCGATGACGGCTTGGGGGCTGAGGAACTCGGCGATTCTCACTGACGCTCCCGCGCTGGCGCTCCTGGTTGGCGGCAATTACTCCCCACCCCTCTTTAGCGCAAGGGTGGCCTGTCTGGATGCGCGCTCTCCGCACTCACTGCGCATCATGACGCGGAAGGGAAACCCGTCCCACGGGACGTAGGGACTTCCCATGAAGCGTCTGTTCCTGTCGACTGTCATCGACATCGCGTCGAGGGCGACCGGCGCATGCTCGCCGGGGTGGCCCCCACCCGCGTCCAGGCCCCCATTCGGGAGCAGCCTGGTGGACCGCCCCCCTCGGCGGGACGTGGGCGCGGGGCCCCATGGGAACCCGCACCGACGCCCTCCAGCACGCGGAGGCATTCGATTGGTGGACCGCCCAACGCGTCGACCGCCACAGCGTGACGCGGCGGACTTCCCGCCGTCACACGCCGTCACCCTGCTTCACCGGGTGACGGCGCGCGGAAGTCAGCGGTCAGCGACGGCTCAGGTCCCCGTGGCGGCGATCGCCGGGGCGTGCGGCTCGATGAGGCCGTACTGGCCATCCTTGCGCCGGTAGACAATGCACAGCGACTCCGACTCCACGTTGTGGAAGACGTAGAAGTCGTTGTTCATCAGGTTCATCTGCATCACCGCATCATCCACGGTGAGTGGCTTGACGGTGAGGTGGGTGGCACGCACCTCGCGCGCAGCCTGCGACGGGGCCGCGGGCTGCGCGGGCACGACGGCGGGTTTCGGCGCATCTTCACTCGCGGAGGCCTCGGCCAGCGACGTCAGCGCGTCCACGTCCGGGAGCTCGAACACGGCGTGGCGGACCCGGAGCTGCTCCACCAAATCATGCCGGTGGTGGACGCGCTCACGGCCATGGTGCGACTTCAGCTTGTCACGGTAGCGCCGCAGCTGGCGCTCGATTTTGTCCATCGCCAGGTCGATGGACGCGTACATGTCATCGCTCTTGTCGCGGCCCCGCAGGACCCACGCGCCGGAGTGGATGGTGATGTCCGCATGGTGGAGGTGGCGTTCCAACGACAGGACCACATGGGCCTCGCCGGCTCGGTCCAGCAACCGGTTCACCCTTTCGACCTTCTCGCGTGCGTACTCCTTGAGGGAATCGGACGCTCCGAACTGACGGAAGGTGATGTTGAACTGCATGCGTGGCTGCCTCCTAGGGTGAGAGGTGAGCTCCGTGACGGATCTGAAACTTTCCCAGCCCTGGAAAGCAACCCGCCCCACCAGGTTGCCTGTTCCCGGACACACCGCCCGTCCGAGGCAGGACATCCCGCCTGCACCTCGCGTCACTGGCAATGGCCCCCTGTTTGGAACCATGCCAGGACGCGCCCGCTGACATCACGCGCCGCGTCAGCTCACGCGAGCAGCCGCCCGCCCGTCACGCCCAGCACCTCCGCGTTGACGTAGCGGGACTCATCCGAGGCGAGGAACACGTAGGACGGCGCCAGCTCCGCGGGCTGCGCGGGGCGGCCCATGGGCGAGTCCTTGCCGAACTTGGACGTCTTCTCCGCGTCAAACGACTGGGGGATGAGCGGCGTCTACACGGGGCCCGGCGCCACGGCGTTGACGCGGATGCCCCGTTCAATGAGCTCCCGCGCCAGGCCCTTGGTGAAGTTGACGATGGCGCTCTTGGTGACGGCGTAGTGGAGGATGGCGGGCGAGGGAGCGGGCCCCCTGGCCCCTCACTGCACGTTGACGACCCGCTCCTCGGAGTGGAACACCGTCGCCTCGCACGTGGCGACGCCCGTGCACTCCAGCACCTCGCCGGGCGCGGTCGCGCTCAGCGTGAGCAGGTGGGCGGCGACAGGCGTCGTCGGCAGCAGGGTGAAGCGGAGGACCGCCTCTTCCTGCTCCGTGGGGATGGTGGCCGTGGCGCTCCCTCCCTCGCGCAGCAGGGTGGCCGCGGCGCGGCTGGGGACCTCGCCCTCGGGCAGCCACCGGAACGAATACTCCTGGCCGCGCGTGAGCCGGTCCTCGGCGCCGGGGCCCTGGAAGGAGAAGAGGCGCTTGGCCTTTCCGTTCTTCATCACCAGGGTGATGGTGTGCGTCCCGTCCTGGAGGACGATGCGGGCGTCCTCCATGGGCTGCCGCACCCAGACGTTGGGGTCGAAGTCGTAGTAGGCCCGCGTGGGCACGCACACGTCGCGGCCCGCGGTGCCGTCCACCCCGCCCCGCTCCAGTGCCATGGGCTGGCCGTTGAAGGTGGCCGTGACGCCCTCGCGAAGCTCGGTGCACCGGTCCGATTCCGCCGCGGGCGAGAAGGTGACGGTGACGCGGTGGGCGCCCGGCTCATCCACGCCCTCGAAGATGTCCACGTCCGACTGGGACAGCATCAGCGTCCGGCCGGAGAGTCCCGCCAGGTCCACGGCTTCCGAAGTGAGGCTGCTGCCACAACCCGACAACAGGCCCACCGCGACGAAGGCCCCCGCCGGGATGTGAAGAAGGTTGCGACGAAGAATGGGATTCATGCGGCGCCGCACCCTATACCCGCGCACCGCCGTCCGCGAGCAGCCCTTCCAGACGAACCTTCACTTCCGGCCACTCCGTGTCGACGACGCTGTAGTACGCGCTGTCACGCACCACACCGCCGCGCACCAGTTTGTGGTGGCGCAGCACCCCCTCGAAGCGAGCGCCCAACCGCTCGATGGCCGCCCGCGAACGCGCGTTGTGCTTGTCCGTCTTGAACTGCACCCGCATGACGCCGAGCGACTCGAAGGCGTGCCGCAGCAGCAGGTACTTGCACTCCGTGTTGATGCGCGTGCGCCACACGCGGCGGCCCAGCCATGTGTAGCCAATCTCCAGCGTCCGGTGGTCGCGCTGGATTTCGAGGAAGCGCGTGGTGCCCACCGGCGCGCCCGTCCGCCGCTCGATGATGACGAAGGGGCGCTCGCTCCCTCGCTCGGCCGCCTGGCAGGCGTTGTCGATGAAGGCTGCGACGTCCGCTTCGGTCCGCAGCACGCTCGAGAACCAGGTGAAGATGTCGTCCTCGCACAGCGCGGCCAGGGCCGGCGCATGCTCCGGACGCAGCGGCTCCAGGCGGACGTCGTGCCCTTCGAGCGTGACGGGCGGAACGACGAGGGGGACGCAGTCACGCCGGTGCACGGCGGAATCGGGAGGGAGGGTGGCGCTCATGGGACGCCCACTCTGCCCCCCCGGGCGCGCCGACGACAAGCGGCGCGCCCGAACAGCCCTGACTCAGTAGTACCGCTTGCGCTTGCTGCTGGGGAGGATGCCCAGCACCTCGCGGTACTTGGCCACCGTGCGGCGGGCAATCTCGGTGCCCTGCGAGCGCAGCAGCTCGACGATTTTCTGGTCCGAGTACGGGTTGCGGGCGTCTTCCTGCGCCACCAACTGCTTGATGTGGTGCTTCACCGCCTCGCTCGCGGTGTCCTCACCGGAGACGCGGGCGATGGACGAGTTGAAGAAGTACTTCAGCTCGAAGATGCCCTGCGGTGTGTGCACGTACTTGCTGGTGGTGACGCGGCTCACCGTGGACTCGTGCATGCCGATGTCCTCGGCCACGTCCCGGAGGATGAGCGGCTTGAGGTAGGCAATGCCCTTGTCCAGGAAGTCCCGCTGGAACTTCACGATGCTCTCGGTGACTTTGTAGATGGTCCGCTGCCGCTGGTGGATGGAGCGGATGAGCCACATCGCGCTGCGCAGCTTGTCCTGGATGAAGTCCTTCGTCTGGCCCGGGCCCACCGCGCCCGTCTTCAGCGCGTTCCGGTAGGTGCCGGAGATGCGCAGCTTGGACAGGCCGTCATCGTTGAGCACCACCGTGTAGTCGTCCCCCATCTTGTAGACGAACACGTCGGGGGAGATGTACTGCGCGTCGTCCCCGCTGAAGTTGCGGCCCGGCTTCGGGTCCAGCTTCGGGAGCAGCCGCACCGCCCCCACCACCTCTTCCAAGGTGACCTTCAGGTCCTTGGCGATGGCGGGCAGGTTCTTGCTCTCCAGGTACTTCATGTGCCGCTTGATGATGAGGCCCAACAGCGGCGCGTGCGGCTCCCTGATGCCCTGGAGCTGGATGAGCAGGCACTCCTGCAAGTCACGGGCGCCGCAGCCGCGCGGATCCAACATCTGGATGCGCCGCAGCGTGCGCTCCGCGACGTGCATGGGCACGTCCGCCTCGTTGGCCAGGCGGATGAGCGGATCCCCGTCCACTTCCGGCAGCTTGAGGTAGCCGTCGTCATCCAGGTTGCCCAGGATGAGCATGGCGATGCGGCGCTCGGCGTCATTCAGGCGCAGCGTGCCCAGCTGCTCCTGGATGTGGTCGACCAGGTCCGCCTTCTTGACGAGGTTGGCCTCGAACGACGGCATGTCGTCCGTGGCCACGTTGCCCTTGTTGGAGGCCGTGGTGGGCTCATTGAACTGGTAGCTGTTGAGGTACTGCTCCCAGTCGATTTCCGGGGGGCCCTCCCCGTCCGCCTTGAACTCCGTGGCGGTGTCGCTGGTGGCCGCGGGCAGATCCACGTCCCGCGGCACCTCCATGTTGTCTGCTTCCAGGGAGGCTTCCCCGGGTTCCTTGTCTCCCACATCCCCCGGCGCTTGCTCGTCTGGTTGCTCCAGCAGCGGGTTCTGCTCCATCTCCTCGCGGACCTGCTCGAGCAGTTCCATGCGAGACAGTTGGAGGAGCTTGATGGCTTGCTGCAGCTGCGGCGTCATCACCAGCTGTTGGGCAAGCTTCAGGCTTTGTTTCAGTTCCATCGCCATGAGACGGGGTCTCCCGGGTTGATTCGGTCCCTCTGGACAGAGGACCACCATCAAAGACCGTGCCAACGTAACAAGGAGCCCTGACTTCGTCTAGCCCCGAAACGAGGGTCCCTTGCTTGCATGCTCAGAATTCCACAAGGAATCCAGGGGCTTAAGACCACTCAGTGTGTCACATGCGCGTTGACAGGTCGACGCAAAAGCGGGGCCAACCCATTCTAAGCACTCCTCTGACAGGTGGCCAGCCGTGCTCAGAGCGCTTGTTGGAGGCGGAACCGTTCCCCCAGGTAGACGGCGCGGGCCTTGGGGGACGCGGCGATCTCCGCCGGGGTGCCCTCTTCCAGGATTCGCCCCTGTGCGATGATGTACGCACGATCACAGATACCCAGGGTGTCCTGGACGTTGTGGTCGGTGATGAGGACGCCCAACCCGCGTTCGCGGAGGAGGAAGATCTGCCGCTGGAGGTCGCCCACGTTGATGGGGTCCACGCCGGCGAAGGGCTCGTCGAAGAGGATGAAGCGGGGCTGCGGGATGAGGCTGCGGGCAATCTCGGCACGCCGGCGCTCGCCGCCCGAAAGGTCTCCCCCCAGGGACTCCCCAACGTGCGTGAGGCCGAACTCGTCCAGGAGGGTGTCGGCGCGCTGCTCGCGGGCCTTGGCGTCCAGGTCCTTCTGGAGCTCCAGCACGGCCAGGAAGTTGTCGCGCACCGTGAGCTTGCGGAAGACGGAGGCTTCCTGGGGCAGGTAGCCCACGCCCCGGCGAGCGCGGCGATGCATGGGCAGGTGCGTGAGGTCCTCGTCGCCAATGCGCACGCGTCCCGCATCCGGAGACACCAATCCCACCACCATGTTGAAGCTGGTCGTCTTCCCCGCGCCGTTGGGCCCCAGCAGGCCCACCACTTCCCCGGCGGCCACGCTGAAGGACACGCCGGCCACCACCTTCTTGCGGCCGCGGAAACTCTTCTCCAGGCCCTCGGCGATCAGCCTCGCGCTCATCGAGCCGTGCCTCCCTGCGCGGAGGGGGCCGTCCCGGAGGACGGGGCCGGACGGGGCGCGGACTGCCGCCCCTTGCGCCTGGCCGGGGTGGGGTTGGAGGGCAGCGATTCGAAGACGATGACGGCGTTCTCCACCTCCAGCCGCTCGTTGCCCAGCGTCAGCCGGACCTTCGTCCCGCGCATGTGCGTGGTGCCCTGGCGGGCCTCGGGCGAGCCCGTCACCACCAGCACGCCGCTGGGCACGTCGTATTCAGCGCGCTCGCCCTTGGCCATGCGGTCGCCGTCCACGGCATGCACCCCGCCCGTGCACACCACACGCGTCACCTCGCGTTGAGGGGTGTAGTTGGCCGTCATCCGGTCACACTTCAGGTCGAGCGTGCGGTGCTTCACCTTCACGTTGCCGGTGAGGGTGGCCTGGGACTTCTGGAAGGTGACGTTGTCGCCGTTGATTTGAACGGGCTCCGTCAGCTCCTTGCCGCCCAGGGGGCCCGGGGCGCGGGTCCCCGTCCCAGCGGAGGGGGCAGAGCCCCCCACGGCGGCGGGAGGCGTGCCCTGCGCGGGGGTGGCGGCGACCGCGGGCGCGGGCTGCGCGACGAAGAAGGCCATCACGAGGAACTCAATCACTCTGGCGCTCCCAGCACGGACTCCACCGAGCCCGCGAAGTTGAACGTCTCGTCCGGGAAGAACAGCTCGAAGCGGTCCGCCCTCAGCCGATAGTCAGGTCCCTTCACCGTCACGCCCTCGTTTCCATGCGCCCGCTCCGTGGTGGCGTCGTACGTCAACCGGGGAGTGCGGGCCTCCATGCCCTTCCCGGTGCGGATGATGACACCGCCCGAGGCCACCACCTGCTTGGACGCGAGGCTCCCCTCCATATTCGGGGCGCTCACCTCCACGCCTCCCTCCGTCCCGGGGGGCGCGCCCTGGGAAGAGGAACCCGGCGGAATCCGGATGGTGGCGTCGGTGGCCCACACCTCGCCGGTGGTGCGCTGGTAGGACACCTGCCGGGCCGTGCCGGAGCGGATGAGCCGGTCGCCCTCGAAGGACTCCAGGCGCGCGCCGTGCAGCACCACCTCCGGGGGAGGCTGGCCGCCAGACGCACCCTCGCCGGAGCCCGGCTTGCAACCGGGGGCGAACACCAGGATGAGAAGGCTGGCAGCGAGCAGGCGAGACACAGGGCTTCCTTATCACCCGGCGGATGCGGGCGCCGCCTCCGGAAGTGGGACGTCCTCGCTCACCGGCGGACGCGTCTTCCAGCGCTGGTGCATCCACACCCACTGTTCCGGCGTCCGCCGGATGGCGGCTTCGATTCGGCTGGACAGGGCGGCCGTGAGGGCCAGGGCGGCCGCCTCGCGGTCCGTGTCCTGGGGCACCGGGACCTCTTCCATGGACAGGCGGTACCCCGCCCCTTCGCGGTGACAGAAGCCCGTCACCACCGCCGCGCCCGTGCGGATGGCCAGGTCAGCGGCGGCGCGTGGTGTGGCGGCCAGTTGCCCGAAGAAGGGCACGAAGAGGGACTGCACCTTCGTGTCCTGGTCGATGAGGATGCCGAGGATTTCGCCGTTGCGCAGGGCGCGCAGCATGGCCCGGGCAGCGCCTTCCTGGCCGCGCCAGATGCTCCGCACCCCGCCCCGGGCCCGGAACTGACCCACCAGCTCCGTCAGCCGGGGGTCGGTGGTCTCCTTCGCGATGCTCTGGCTGGGGTAGCCGGCGCGAGCCACGCGGCGGGCGAGCAGCTCCCAGTTCCCCACGTGCCCGGACACGAAGACGACGCCGCGCCCCCGGGCCAGGGCCGTCTCCAGCACCTGCCGGTCGGCGTCCGGCCAGGCGACCAGGCGCTCCAGGGCCTCGTCGAGGGCGCCCGTGCAGGCCACCTCCAGCGCGGCGGCGGCCAGGTGGCGGAAGGCGTCGCGGGCCAGCGCCTGCCGGTCCGCATCCGACTTTTCCGGGAAGGCCACGGAAAGGGACTTGAGGGCCTTGCGGCGTTCCCCTCCGGCCAGGGTGTAGGCCAGGGCGCCCAGACGCGCACCCAGGCTCCGGGCGACGCCCAGGGGAAGAGGTTGAAGGAGCAACAGGACGCCACGGATGAGCACGTAGCGGAGGAAACGCTTGAGGCGCTTTGCTAAGGGTGGACGCTCCACGAGGCGTTCAATATCCCATGCGCGAATACAACTTCGACGGGCTCGTTGGGCCCACCCACAATTACGGCGGCCTCTCGCCCGGCAACCTGGCATCGCAGAGCCATGTCGGTGAGCCCAGCCACCCCCGGGACGCGGCCCTCCAGGGGCTGGAAAAGATGCGCTTTGTGTCCGCCCTGGGGGTGGGACAGGCGGTCCTGCCGCCCCAGCCGCGCCCGTCCCTGCACGCGCTGAGGGCGCTGGGCTTCACGGGCTCGGACGAGGAGGTCATCACCCGGGCCGCGCGCGAGGCCGAACACCTGTTGCGCCTGACGTCCAGCGCGTCCTCCATGTGGACGGCCAACGCGGCCACGGTGGCGCCCAGCGCGGACACGGCGGATGGCCGGGTGCACCTGACACCGGCCAACCTGTCGCAGATGTACCACCGGGCCATCGAGGCGGAGACGACGCACTCGGTGCTGCGCGCCATCTTCTCCAATGAGAAGTACTTCGCGGTGCACGCGCCGCTGCCGGGCAGCGGGCACTTCGCGGACGAGGGCGCGGCCAACCACACGCGGCTCGCCACGCCCGGGCACGCGGGCGTCCATCTGCTCGCCTGGGGCCGCAGCGCGTGGCAGGACGTGCAGGGGCCCAGCCGCTTCCCCGCGCGGCAGACGCTGGAGGCCAGCCAGGCGCTGGCGCGGCTCCACCAGTTGGACGCGAAGTCGGTGCTCTTCCCGCAGCAACACCCCGAGGGCATCGACGCGGGGGCCTTCCACACGGACGTGCTGGCGGTGGGCAACGAGCGGTTCCTGATGCTGCATGAGCTGGCCTTCGTGGACCACGCGGGGCTCCTGGCGGTGCTGCGCGAGAAGCTGGGCCAGGACTTCCGCGCGGTGGTGGCCACGAAGGCGGAGCTGCCGGCGAAGGACGCGGTGAAGGCGTACCCGTTCAACTCGCAGGTGCTGACGCTGCCGGACGGCACCATGGCGATTGTGGCGCCGATAGAGAGCCGGGAGACGCCCGCGGCGCGGCAGTTCCTGGAGCGCGTGGTGGCCGAGGACACGCCGGTGAAGGCCGTGCACTACCTGGACGTGCGCCAGTCGATGAACAACGGCGGCGGACCGGCCTGCCTGCGCCAGCGGGTGTGGCTCACGGACGAGGAGCGCGGGGCCATCAAGGCAGACGTCTTCTACACGCCCGCGCTGCATGACTCGCTGGCCGGCTGGGTGCGGCGGCACTACCGCGAGGTGCTGCGGCCCAAGGACCTGCAGGACCCGCAGCTGGCGCGGGAGACGATGACGGCGCTGGATGAGCTGACCCGGATTCTCAACCTGGGCAGCGTCTACGACTTCCAACGCTGAGGCGTACAACGGCCGCTGAGCTTCCGGCTCAGCGCGCGTCCAGGGGCTGGAAGGTGACGCCCTCCAGCTTCAGCCGGTCTGCCGCGACCACCATGCGTTCGGTCGCGATGACGAGGGCGGGGTAATCCCTCAGCCGGAACAGGTCCACCTCGACGGGCAGCGTCTCCCGAGCGAGCCAGTATGTATCTGGCAGGCGCTCACTGGCCTCGCTTCCGCACTTCGCGCAGGTGGGCGCACGGGGATGCACGAAGCAGTCGGGATGCAGCCGGCCATGAAGCGCCAGTTGTAACTCACGGAGCACCGGAGGGTTCTTCCCTCGGAAGGTCACGTCGAGACGACACCCGGTGAGTCCCCGGACGCCTTCGCCCTGCAACACCTCCAGCGCTTCGTCGCGAATGACGAGCGTCCAGTCCTGCAATGCGAGGTGCCCGAATGCCCCTGTCGCCACGCCTGACAGGGGGCCGAGCCGGGTTCCGGGCTCCAGGACCGCGCCTTCGGGCGCCAGGGGCCTGACGCGCTCGCGCAGCCGCGCGAAGACCTCGAAGGGAACGGGCCAGGGGTCGGAGAACGGCTTCAGCTCAGCCTTCGAGAAGCTCGACAGGTCGACACACGGATACTGCAAGCCCGCCCAGCCGCCGCCCACCCCACACTCCGTGCAGGGCTCCACGCCTGGGAGGCCCCACTTGTGCGCGGCGCGACTCAGGTTGCCCGTGAAGCGCGACGTCGTGCTCGCTTCGACTCGGTAGAACCTCACGCCCTCGCACTCCTTCTCCTGAGAACCGCCGTCATAAGGCTTCTATCCGAGGCCCACGCATTCCGGGGGCAATGGGCATGTTGTAGGGCACGACCGGGCCGGACAGCTCGAAACGAAAGGCGAGTTCGACCGCGTGCCGCATGATGACGTCCCGCGATGGGGGCCGGGGATTGGCCACCACGAACTGCCGCCATGCGTTGTTCCACGCCCCTCCCGGCCCCATGCCCTTCCCGCTGTGAATCTTCCGGTGGACGTGCTCGGGGACGACCAGGGTGAATTGGTGGATGTCGATGCCCGCCGCCCGAAACCACGCCGCGAGCCGGGGTTCCTGCGGAAAGAGGTGATGTTTGATGAGCTTGCCGTGCGGCCGGGGGATCGCGGGGATGAAGACGGGAGAGCGCCGCGCCAGCGGAGCCGTCGCGAGAGGCCGTGCGTCCGCTCGAACCCCTGTACGGCGCTGCCACCAGTTTCGGTAGGTGCCCGTCCCACGGAAAGCGGGGCTGCCCGTCGCCTTCTCGACCGTCCCTGCCATCGGCGCATGCGCTACGACGTCGTCCGCCACGTCCTCGCACCGGTTGCCACTTCGCGGCTTCCCACTCACGCATCACGGGGGAGGACGCCGTACTGCACGCGAGCGCGCCCAGAAGAAGGCAGCAGAGCGTCAGGAGCCGTAGCGACCCGTTCATGGCGGCACAGCCTATCCGAGCGCCCGGCCGCCCTACGCACGGGCGGACGGGCGCTCCGTGGCCGGCTGCAAGCCCGAGTGTGGCAGGCGCCCGTAGTCGGACGCGCTGGCGGTCATCACCTTCTTTCTAGAGGAGGTGAGATTCCCCATGATTCCCGAAGCGATACAGCACTATCTGCGCCGCAACGGGGTGCGTTTCGAGCGGTACTGGCACCCGCGTGCCGTCAGCGCTCAAGAAGTGGCCGAGTCGCTGCACGTCTCCGGCTGGCGCGTGGCCAAGTCCGTCATCGTGATGGCGGACCGGCAGCCATGGATTGTCGTCGTCCCCGCGGCGGGCACCGTCGATTTGGACCAGGTCCGAGACATGCTGGGTGCCCGGCACGTCCGGCTCGCGACCGAGCCGGAATTCTCCGGCCACTTTCCCGACTGCGAGGTGGGCGCGGAACCTCCCTTTGGTGAGCTCTACGGCCTGCCTGTCGCCGTGGATGAATCCCTCAGCCTGGCGGAACGGCTGCTCTTCCGCGCGGGCTCCCACGAGGAGTCGCTCGAGCTGCGCTTCCAGGACTTCGCCATCTTGGAGTGGCCCCTGGTGGCCTCCTTCATCGAGGAGGAGCAGCAACTCCAAGCCATCCACAACACCGGCGCGCCCAGCCGCCCCCGTGAGGAGGCACACGCCCACGTCTGAACCGGAGCGAGGCCCGGGCGACTAATGCGCGTCCCGAGCCTCGCCATCCACATCCGGGCCACGCAGCAGGTACTCCAGCTCCGCCTCGCGCGGGTCCTCCGACAACGTCTTGCGCCGCGAATCCACGCGCTCGCGCTCCGCGCCTTCCAGCCGCGCCACCCAGGCCCGCGCCTCGGCCCGCGCGCCCGCGGGGAGATGCCGCATGCCCTCGTGGACCGAACGCGCCGCCGCGTCATAGCGACGCAGCGCCTCCTGGGTCCGCGCCACCGCGAAGAACGCATCCGCGCCAGGCACGAGCCGGGCCGCCGTCTGCCGCCGCTCCAGCGCGTGGGAGAGCAGCCCCTCGCGCTCCAGGCACGCCGCTTCCATGGCCAGCAACCGCGCGCGCTGGGCGTAGTCCGTGATGAAGGGCGCCAGCGCCTGGAGCGTGTCCTTCGCCCGCCGAGTCAACCCCGCATCCAGTTGCTGCGCCGCCAACTGGAAGGACAGCGCCACGTTGCCCGGGAAGCGCGCCAACATTTGCTCCAACACACGCAGGGCCTCCTCCCGCTTCCCCTGCGCCCGCAACACTTCCGCGCGCAACAGGTGCGTGTCCAGCGCGTCCGGCGCCAGGCGCTCCACCTGCGCCCGCGCGGCCTCCGCCGTCTCCAGGTCCCCTCGCAGGATTCGCAACCGGGCCTCGCGCGCCCACAGCGCCGCGGCTTCCGGCTGACCCGCGAAGTGCTCCCGCGCCCAGCCCGAGTAGTCCAGCGCCAGCGCCAACC
It includes:
- the sitI6 gene encoding SitI6 family double-CXXCG motif immunity protein, whose amino-acid sequence is MRFYRVEASTTSRFTGNLSRAAHKWGLPGVEPCTECGVGGGWAGLQYPCVDLSSFSKAELKPFSDPWPVPFEVFARLRERVRPLAPEGAVLEPGTRLGPLSGVATGAFGHLALQDWTLVIRDEALEVLQGEGVRGLTGCRLDVTFRGKNPPVLRELQLALHGRLHPDCFVHPRAPTCAKCGSEASERLPDTYWLARETLPVEVDLFRLRDYPALVIATERMVVAADRLKLEGVTFQPLDAR
- a CDS encoding aminoacyl-tRNA deacylase, which produces MIPEAIQHYLRRNGVRFERYWHPRAVSAQEVAESLHVSGWRVAKSVIVMADRQPWIVVVPAAGTVDLDQVRDMLGARHVRLATEPEFSGHFPDCEVGAEPPFGELYGLPVAVDESLSLAERLLFRAGSHEESLELRFQDFAILEWPLVASFIEEEQQLQAIHNTGAPSRPREEAHAHV